GGCGTCGTGGCTCCCGGGCTGCGGCCCGGCGAGACCCGGCAGGGCGAGTGCGGTGGAGCCCACTGCCGGATCGGGCGCCGGTACGGGCTCGCCGATGGTGGCCCTGACGGCCCCGGCGGAGTCCCACACGTACGGGGTCGGGGAGGAGGCGAACTCCTCGCCGGTGCTGTCACGGGCACTGACGACGTCCGTGGCGTCGTCGAGCGTGAAGCTCAGGCTGGGGGAGGAGAGCCGGTAGTCGAGCCGGTCCAGCAGCGGGTCCTGCGCGGCCTGACGGGTGTGGACGACGAGGACGTGCGAATAGCCGCCGTCCCGAGCGGTGAGCAGCAGGTCGATGCCGGGGCGCACGTTCTGGTACAGCGCGCGGGGGCCGTTCACGAGGGGCTCGGGCAGCGGGCCGGGCCAGCGCACGACGAGGTCGTGGCCGCCGGTGGTCATGCGGACCAGATCGGTCCAGGTGCCGTCCGAGGACGAGGGGCTGACGGCTCCCGCCCCGGGCAGAGGCGTCCGCACGGTCGCGCGGGAGGCCCGCCCGCCGCCGTCCTCTTCGCCGGCGCCGCCCCTGCTCCCAGGGTGGTCCGCGCTGCCCGCGCTGAACAGCAGCGGGTCGTTGACGGCCCTGGGCGTGTAGCCGCCGTCCACGCGCTGCAGGGTCGTGTCGACCGGCTTCCACTCGCCGCCGACTCTGGCCCGGATCGTGTCGCTGTACGTTCGGGTCCTGAGCAGCCCGTCGGGCCGGGCCCAGGTGGTGGAGTCCGGAGTGTGCCGGGCTGTGACCTCGACGTCCTTGCCGGTGCGCCGCGCCTCCCGGACCGCCTCGGCGGCTTCGACGGGTTGCTGACGGGCCGCGTCACGCCCGGCGCGCGGCGAGGGCTCGTGCCCGCGTTCGCCGGTGAGGTGCACACCCACGGGCACGGCGATCGCGGCGGCGAGCACGCCGGCCAGAACGGCGAATCCGCGCCGCCTCCGACGCCGCTTCAATTCGGCGCAGCCAAGGAGTAGTTCGGTGGAACTCGCGTCGTCGTTCGGCGCGCCCTCCGTGCGTGCTCCCTCGGTCCGCGCTTCCTTCTGCGGTGGAGAATTCTCCGTGCTCTCCACGTTCTTCGAGGCGTCCATCATATCCTTCCCCCCGCGGGCGCCTGGATGGCTGAGCTGCCCTCGGAACTCCTGCTCTGTGCAGACGTGTGCGCAGCAGAGCATGACTCATCTTCACGTTTTCGTCACCGCCCGGCCGGTGCCCGGTCCGGCGGAACCGCAGGCCTGCCGAGCGCGTCCATTCGGTGAACGGTGGCCTGTGAGCAGGTGCCTCGCCCGATCCGGCCACCCTGGAAAGAGGGCATCCCAGGACATTGCCCACAGCCCTCGGGTGCTCTCTGGAATACTTTCGCCGATATATCCCGAATGGCGTCCCGCTGCCGGGTCCCAGCGATTCGACGGCTGATGTGCCGTCAATTCACTTCAGTCGGCAATCCATCCTTTCGTGATCGTGATTGACGTCACACGCGCCCGGCGGTTATGGATTTTGCGTGCAGTCCGCCTGCACAATCGCCGGGCTATTTGTCGATTCCCTGTGCCCGTGCTGTCCGGCGGCGCGCAGTGGAAGTGGGGGGTTCCATGTCCTCGTCCGATTCGGGACGTACGTTTCGCCTGCCCGGAAGAGTGAGCCGGTCTCGTGCGCGTGTTTCGCCTTTCACGCGCAGGCGTTCGGAACGCCGCCGCACCTCCGCCCCCCGCGGCACCGGAATCGCACTCTCGGCCGTCCTCGTCGCGACGCTGCTCCCGGCCCAGGCCTGGGCCATCCCGCCCGGCGACCCGCGCAACGGCCCCAACCTGGTCGCGGTCCAGCAGGACACCCCCGCGGACCCGGACGCGGTGAGGATCGACGAGAACGCGGCCTGGTCCGGCGACCCCGTGGAGCCCCCGGCCGAGTACAACCCCACCGACGTCGCGCCCCCGGCCGGCGGAAACGCCGCCGTTCCCCTCGACGGCGCGGACGGCGAACTCGTCCAGGCCGGTACGCTGCCCGTCCGCATCGGCCAGGCGTCCCCGACCGAGACCGAGCCCGACCCGCCCGCCCCCAGTGGCACCTGGGACGTCGAGATCGAACCCCGCACCACCACCGAAGCGGCCGACGTCGACGGCGCGATCATCACCGTCACGCCGCCCGGCACCGGCTCCACACCCGTCGACGTGGAGCTGGACTACGGCGCCTTCGAGGACCTGTACGGCACCGAGTGGTCCTCCCGCCTCCGGCTCACCCAGCTTCCCGAGTGCTTCCTCACCACCCCCGAGTTGGAGGAGTGCACCACCGCGGTCGTCGTCCCGAGCGAGAACGACCCCTCCACCGAGACCGTCCGCGCCACCGTCGATCCCGCCGCGAGCCAGGCACAGGGTTTGTCCACCCAGGCCGGCGGCGGTCCCGTCGTCCTCGCGGCCACCGACTCCGCCTCGGGCGCCGGTGGCACGTACAAGGCGACCCCGCTGTCCGCGACCGGCACCTGGTCCGCGGGGGGCAGCGGCGGCGGGTTCTCCTGGACGTACCCGCTCACCGTCCCGTCGCCGCCGGCCGGCCCCGCGCCCAAGGTGGCGTTCACGTACTCCTCCCAGTCGGTCGACGGCCGCACCTCGGTCGCCAACGGCCAGGCATCCTGGATCGGTGACGGCTGGGACTACCACCCCGGCTTCGTCGAGCGCCGCTACCGCTCGTGCTCCGACGACCGCAAGAACAGCCCGAACAACGACAACAGCGCCAACAAGAAGAAGTCAGACCTGTGCTGGGCGAGCGAGAACCTCGTGCTGTCGCTCGGCGGTTCGTCGACCGAGCTGGTCCACGACGATGCCAGTGGCGCATGGGTCGCCGCCGACGACGACGGCGCCAGGGTCGAGTACAAGGCCAAGGACGGCAGCGCGAAGGCGTCCCAGACCGGCGAGTACGACGGTGAGCACTGGGTCGTCACGACCCGCGACGGCACCCGCTACTGGTTCGGCCGCAACGCACTGCCGGGGCGGGCCACGGCCACCAACTCGGCCTTCACCGTGCCGGTCTTCGGCAACCACGACGGCGAACCGTGCCACGCCACCGCGTACGCCGAATCCTCCTGCACCCAGGCCTGGCGCTGGAACCTCGACTACGTCGAGGACGTCCACGGCAACGCGATGATCATCGACTGGAAGCAGGAGACCAACCGCTACGCCAAGAACGAGAAGTTCAAGCAGCCGGTCCCCTACGTCCGCGGCGGCCACCCGACCCAGATCCTCTACGGACTGCGCTCCGACAACCTGACCGGCACCCCCGCCGGCAAGGTCGTCTTCACCGTCGACGAGCGCTGCATCAGGGAAGGCTCCACGGACTGCTCGGACACCGAGTTCGAGTCCAGGAACTACGAGGACAAGCAGCCCTGGTGGGACACCCCCTCCACGCTGCACTGCAAGGTCGGCGCCGCCAACTGCTACGTCACCGCCCCCACCTTCTGGAGCCGGATGCGGCTCACGGCGGTGACCGCCTACGGCCAGCGCACTCCCGGCACGACGTCGATGTCCCTGGTCGACCGCTGGAACCTGCACCAGTCGTTCCCCAGGCAGCGTACCGACACCCACCCGCCGCTCTGGCTGGAGTCGATCACCCGCACCGGCTACGGCACCGCCCGGGACGAGGCCGGCAACCAGCTGAGCAGCTCGCTCCCGCCGGTCTCGTTCCTGGCGAACGTCGTCGACATGCCCAACCGCGTCGCGAGGGGAACCACCGACCAGACCCCGGACTTCGACCGGCTGCGGGTGGAGACCATCCGCACGGAGACCGGCGCAGAGGTATACGTCGACTACTCCGCCCCGTGCCCCGTCGGCACGACCCACCCCGCACCCTCCGGCAACACCTCCCGTTGCTTCCCGGTCCACTGGTCGCCCGACCCGGACCTGGAGACACCGCCGCTGGAGTGGTTCAACAAGTACGTCGTCGACAGCGTCACCGAGAAGGACCGGGTCGCCCGGCAGCCCGCCGTCGTCACCACCTACACCTACGAGGGTGGCGCCGCCTGGGCCAAGGGCACCGACGAGTTCACCAAGCCGGAGCTGCGCACGTACGACCAGTGGCGCGGCTACGCCGCCGTGGTCGTGAAGAAGGGCGTCACCGCCAACGCGGGCAAGTCCGACGCGACCGAGCAGTCCCAGACCCGTACTCGCTACTTCCGCGGCATGTCCGGCGACGCGGGCCGCCCCGCGGTCACCGTGAAGGACTCCACGGGCACCGAGACCCTGGGCGAGGACCTGCTCGCCCACCAGGGCCGGGTCGCGGAGACCATCACCTACACCAAGGCGGGCGGCAGCGTCGTCGCGCGCGAACTGACCTGGCCGTACAGCAGGAAGACCGCGTCCCGGGCACGGCCGGGCCTGCCGGCGCTGGAGGCGTACCGCACGGGCACGACCCGGACGGACTCGATCCAGACGGTCAGCGGTGGTGCCACGCGGACGGTACGGGCGACGATGACCTACGAGTCCACCCACGACCTCCCGGTCACCACGCACACCCGCAGCCTCACCCCCAACGGCTCGGGCGGCTGGACAACGGGCGACCAGACATGCGCGACGACCTCGTACGTCCACAACATCGGCAAGCACCTGATCGGCCTGCCCGAGCGGTCCCGCACAACGGTGGGCGACTGCGCCGCGGCGGCGTCCGCGACCGGCGACCAGGTCGTCTCCGACGTCCGGACCGCGTACGACGCGCTGGGCGCCTTCGGCATCAACCCGGTCAAGGGCCTGCCGTTCCAGGCCGACACGGTCGGAGCGGCCGGGACCGGCTGGATCACCTCCCAGCGGACGGCGTACGACGCGCTGGGCCGCGTCACCGAGGTCACCGATGCCGCCGGCCACTCCACCACCACCGCCTACAGCCCGGTCACCGGCCCCGCCTTCGAGGTCACCGTCACCAACGCACTCGGACACGCCTCCACCTCGGTCTCAGACCCGGCCCGCGGCAACGTGCTGTCCGTCACCGACCCCAACGGTCGCAAGACCAGCAGCAGTTACGACGACCTCGGGCGAGTCACCGGCGTCTGGTCCCCGTCACGGACCCAGGGCACGGACAGCGCGTCGGCACTCTTCACCTACCAGATCGCGGACAACAAGCCGCCTGCCGTCACCACGCGCACCCTGCGCGACAACGGCACCTACGAGGACACGGTCGCGATCTACGACGGTCTGCTGCGCCCGCGCCAGACGCAGACGGAGGCGCTCGGCGGCGGCCGGATCGTCACCGACAGCCTGTACAACGCGGGCGGCACGGTCCGGCAGACCAACAACGGCTACCTCGCCGCGGGCGAACCGGAGCCGCTGCTCTTCTTCCCGGAAACCGTGTTCGAGGTACCGAACTCCACGGAGACGGCGTACGACGGCCTCGACCGGGCGATCCGCACGACGACGCTCCACGAGGACGTGCCGCAGCACTCGGCCACGGTCCAGTACTCCGGTGACTGGACGCTGACCCGCACGGGCATGTCGGCCGACGGCACGACGCCGCTGTCGGGCAGCCGCGCGGCGAAGACCTGGACGGACGCGCTGGGCCGGACCTCCCTGATCCAGCACTTCACCGCGGCCGACCTCACGACCGACACCGACACCTCGTACGTGTACGACCCGCGCGGCAAGCTCGCCCAGGTCACGGACGCCGAGGGCAACGACTGGACGTACACCTACGACGCGCGCGGCCGGCTGACGGCGTCGACGGACCCGGACACGGGATCGGCGACGTTCGGCTACAACGCCCTGGACCAGCGGATCTGGTCGAAGGACGGCCAGGGCCGCGAACAGCACACGCTCTACGACGCCCTCGGCCGGCAGACCGAGCTCCGCGACGATTCACCGACCGGATCCCTCGTGGCCAAGTGGACGTTCGACTCGCTGCCCGGAGCCAAGGGCCACCCGGTCGCCTCCACCCGCTACCACAACGGTGCCGCGTTCACGAGCGAGGTGACCGGCTACGACAGCGAGTACCGGCCGACGGGCTCGAAGACCACGATCCCATCGACGTCGGTGACGACGGGCCTGGCGGGCACCTACGCCTACAGCCACTCCTACACCGAGACGGGCAGCCTCCAGTCGGTCCAGCTGCCGGCGACGCCCGGTGGACTGGCGGCGGAGAAGGTGATCACCCGCTACAACGGCGAGGGCGCACCGGTCACCACGTCGGGGCTCGCCTGGTACACGGCCGACACCCGCTACAGCCCCTACGGAGAGGTGCTGCGCACGGTCTCCGGCGAGGCGCCGCGGCGTGTGTGGACGACCCACATCTACAACGCCAACACCGGCCGCATCCACCAGTCGGTCACGGACCGCGAGACGCTCAACCCGTCCCGGATCTCGGCACTGACGTACGGTTACGACACCGTCGGCAACATCACCTCGATCACCGACACCCAGTCGTCGTCACGCGTGGACCGCCAGTGCTTCGCCTACGACCCGATGGGCCGGCTGGTCCACGCCTGGACTGGTACCACGGGCTGCCCCACCGCGTCGGGCGCCCAGGGCTCGGGCCCTGACCGCGCCGAGGTGTCCCCGGGCATCGACGGCGGCGGCTACTGGCAGTCGTACGCGTTCGACGCGATCGGCAACCGCACGCGGATGACCGTCCACGACCTCGCCGACCCGGGCCTGGACGACGTCCACACCTACACCCACGGCACCACCATCGGCGGCTCCCAGCCCGCACCCACGGTCCAGCCCCACACCCTCACCAAGGTCGAGTCGACCGTGCGCGAGCCCGGCTCGACGGTGAACTCGCAGCAGACCTACGCCTACGACAGCTTCGGCAACACCACCCAGCGGGTGATCGGCGGTAACACCCAGGCCCTGACGTGGGACCGCCGCAACAAGCTCACGTCGGTCGACACGGACAACAACGGCACGCCCAACGTCACCTATCTGTACGACGCGTCGGGCAACCGCCTGATCGAGGACGACGGCACCACCCGGACCCTCTACCTCGGCGAAGCCGAGATCACCGTCAACACCTCCGGCCAGGCCATGGACGCCCGCCGCTACTACAGCCACCCCGGTGCCCCGACCACGGTCCGCACCACGGGCGGCAAGACCACGGGCCACAAGCTGACCGTCCTGCTCACCGACCACCACAACACGGCCACGAACTCCGTCGACCAGACCGCCGGCCAGGGAATCCTGCGCCGTACGTACGACCCGTACGGCAACCCCCGCGGCACCGAGCCCGCCGACTGGCCCGACCGCCGTACCTACCTGGGCGTCGGCATCGACGACCCCGCCACGGGCCTGACGCACATCGGCGCCCGCGAGTACGACTCCACCATCGGCCGCTTCATCAGCGCCGACCCGCTCATCGACATCACCGACCCGATGCAGATGAACGGGTACACCTACGCCAACGGCAGCCCGGTCACGGGTTCCGATCCGAGCGGCCTCTACTGCGACAGCTGCAACTGGGACACACCTCAGGGGAATCTCAACGGTAAGAGCAAGCCTGAAGGCGCCCACCCCGTCAACACCAGCAAGATCAGCAAAGGCGGGGGCAGTAGGCCGAAAGGCAACGGCAGCCAAGCCGGGGCCCCCAAGGGCCGCGGCGGCAGTGGGGTCTCCACGGGCACCGGCAGAGGCCCGGTGTGCTCGGTCAAGGAAGGCAACTGCTTCCGCGACGCGATGTCCGACGCCTCCCCACCTTCCGGCCCGTTCCTCGCAGTCGTGACCGAATTGGTTGTGGGCGGGCTCTGCGTCGGTGGCGCCGTGGCAGCCGGAGTCGCTACTGGCGGGGCAGCGCTCGCAGCTGCCGTAGGCTGCGGCGCCCTAGCGGGTGCGGCCGGTGCGTCGGTGACGAACCTCATGTCCCCCGACGCCGACCACAGCGCAACCGGAAAGCTTGCTGATCAGGCTGAGGGGGCTGCGTGGGGAGCGACAGGTGGCCTGCTCGGGTGGGGCATTGGCACTTTGGCCGCCCACCGGGCAACAACAGCAGCAGCGAAGGTGCTCGGCAAGTGCTCCCGCCACAGCTTCCTCCCCGGCACGAGAGTCAAGCTGGCGGACGGATCCATCAAGGACATCGAGGATGTGACGACTGAGGACAAGGTCCTCGCAACCGATCCTGAAACTGGTGAAACTGCCAACAAGTCCGTCGCAGCCGTCATCACCACCGAAGACGACAAGGAGTTCATCACCCTCACCGTCTCGACGGATGACGGTCCCGAAGCCAATACTGCTGAGATCACGGCAACGGACAGCCATCCCTTCTGGGTTCCCGGTCTGCGAAAGTGGGTCGACGCGGGCGACCTCAAACCTGGCAACCTCCTGCGTACCAGCGCAGGAACCTACGCCCAGGTAACCAACGTCGACCACTACACCAAGCGCCAGCGGACACACGACCTCACCGTCGCCGACATCCACACGTACTATGTGCTGGCTGGCAAGACTCCGGTGCTGGTACATAACGCCGGTGAATGTCCTGTCACTGGATTGCCGCACGGCGCCCTTGGTGAAAGTGCCACTCTTCAGAGGCTTCAAAATGAGGGGTACACGAACATCACAAGAGAAGTCAGATTCAAGAACAGTCAAGGGGATGTATTCCGTGCCGACTTCGTTGCGCAGAACCCCGCAGGGAACTGGGTGGCGGTTGAGGTGAAGACCGGTAGAGGCGCATCTCTGACCGACAATCAAGCGCTGGGATACGCTGAGCTTGGTCATGGCGGTGCGGTGCTGAATACGAGCCGGGTGCCGGGCCTGAAGAAGGGCTCAACGGTCACGATGAAGGTAGAAGTGGACCTGTGGCGCTGTCCTGACTGCTAGAGGGTGTGTCACTTCGAGAGCGTGGCCGGAATTTCTAGGGAGGCATTCGATGGGATCAAAGGCCGCGGTGGTGGTTTTTGTCGAAGCGGAACCCAAAAGGGTTTTCCGTGACTCCGTCGTGATCGATCGCGCCAAGTCGCAACGTCTCGCGGAGATGGTCCTCGGAGCCACTTCGAATGAGGCAGGCCTTCTCGCGCTTGACCGGGCTGTTTGGCCTGATAGCGGGATTGTGTGTGCCGCGAGCCTGCCTGAGTATGAGGTTGTCTGTTCTCGCGAACTCGCGCGGCGTCGGCCCAGCGAGTTGACTGAGTGGATCTCCCAAGTGGCGAGCGGCAGAGATGCCTACGCTGTTTTCATGCACAGTGCTGAGGACTGGGGGGCTTTCGCGATCTGGTCGGATGGTCGTCTAGTCAGGTCTCTGTGTGTGAGCCCGGATTCAGGGGTCATCGAGGATGTAGGCGAACGCCTCCCGTTCGAAGTTCCCTTCTGGGAAGGTGAGCATTCGGTTCGAAGTGAAGTGGGCTATAGCTTGCCCTTCCATCCGATCGATTTCGGAAATGAGGCGCTGAGGGAATTCTTCGGATTCATTCTTGAAGGTCGCGAGGATGAATCCTGTGTCGACCCTGAAGAGGTCGAGATTCCAGCGTTTCGGGCTGTATAGACGCAATCTCGCGCCCCGATTCGCCCCCTTGCTGGGCGTGAAGGTGCTTGACGCTGAGGCAGGGCTTCGGCGTAGTCGTGTGACGCCCGGTTCGTGGTGGTCCTTCAGGTGAGTGGCGGGGCCGGAACGTGACAGGCGCGGCTTCCAAGATCATGGAGTTCTCTACGCCCCGTGATCCGAGTGGAAGACCGTGCCTGCCGACGCATCATCGCTGATCCCGCCCGCCCTTGACCAACTGCGCGAGAATCCGCAGTTCGGGCCCGCAGAGATCCCCGGCGTGCTGGAACGGCTGGCCGAGGTGCCGGACCCGCGTGATCCGCGCGGGGTGCGCCACCGCCTGTCCGTCGTACTCGCGCTGACCGCGTGCGCGGTGCTGGCCGGAGCGACGTCGCTGCTGGCGGTCGGCGAGTGGACCGCCGATGCCCCCGCACATGTGCTGGAACGGGGCGGTGCTTGCTCCCAGGCGGGCCCTGCCCGCCGAGACCACGGTCCGCAGGCTGCTGGCCCGCATCGATGGCGATGGGTTGGACAGATCGGTCGGGAGCTGGCTCGCGGACCGTCGGCCGAAGACGACCGGGTCCGCCGGACTGCGCGGTCTGGCCGTGGACGGCAAGAGTCTGCGCGGCGCGGCCAGGGCGAACGACCGGAAGATCCATCTGCTCGCTGCGCTGGAGCACACCACCGGCCTCGTCCTTGCCCAGTTGGACGTCGGCGAGAAGACCAACGAGATCACGTGCTTCCAGCTACTGCTGGACACCGTCGCCGACCTGGCCGGCACTGAGGTCACCAGCGACGCGATGCACACCCAGCGCGAACACGCCCAGTACCTCCTCGGCCGCGCGGCACACTACATCGTGATCGCCAAGGGCAATCAGAAGAAGCTCCACCGGCAGTTGCAGTCCCTTCCCTGGAAGGACATCCCGCTCCATGGCCGCACCAAGGGTGTCGGCCACGGCCGCTCAGAGCTCCGCCGGATCAAGGTCGCCACCGTGAACAACCTGTACTTCCCGGAGCCCGACAAGCCGTCCAGATCACACGCCGCCGCACCGACCGCAAGACCCGCAAGAGCACTGTCAAGACGGTCTACGCCGTCACCAGCCTCACCGCCGAGCAGGCCACCCCGCCCCAGCTCGCCCGGCTCGTCCGCGACCACTGGACGATCGAGGCCCTGCACCACGTCCGGGACACCACCTTCGCCGAAGACGCCTTCCAAGTACGGACCGGCAGCGCACCCCGCGCGATGGCCACCTGGCGCAACCTCGCCATCGGCGCGCCCTCCGGACAGCCGGAACGAGGAACATCGCAGTCAGTCTCCAGCACAACGCCCGCGACCCCGACCCCTTGCCGTCCGCGGCCTCGGGTGATCACAAACCGGACGTTACGCGACTACGCCGAGCCCTGGACGAGGTTGAAAGGGTGGGGTGACAGCAAGCGTTGGTGGTGCTACATCCTCGTCATGAGGTACGCGGATGGCGTCGGTCTGACCGCTGCGGGGCGGCCGAAGCGTGAGGCGGTGCGTTTCGAGCCGCGGAGATGTGCGGGCAGGGGATGCGGCCGCCGGAGGTGGCCCGCAGGTTACAGGTGTCGCGGAAGTCGGCGTACGCATGGCGCGACGGCGGCAGGCCCGCCCTGGACTCCCAGGGGGCCCGGCGGCTTCCCGTGTCAGCTCAGCGATGCCAGGCAGAACGGTTGCAAGCCGAGCTTGATGCCGGCCCTGCGGCGCAGCGCTGGTCCTCCGTCCAGCCATGCGCGGCCGGGCTGTAGGTGGGTGAGGCCGCCGGTTCGGGTGCGCGGGAGCGAGTGGCGGATGGTGGCGGTGCCTGCGCTGAGGTCGACGAGGTCCTCCCGCCGGAGGCCGAGGAGGTCACCCTTCCGGAGTCCAGTACGCAGGGCGAGCTCGCTCGCCCGTCTCCCCATCGACCCGCTTGTCGTTCACCCGCGGTGCCTCATTGACCGCAATACGCGCGGCGGCGGGCCCACCGCCCGCTCGCGGTTCCGGCTGTTCTGGACCGGCTACCGCGCCTCCGGCGGCCGCTGCCTCGGCATGTTCGGCCGGGCGGGCGGGGGCAGGGGGAACCGGCCCCACGACGGATGCGCCTGGTCCGGGCGCGACGGCACCGGCGCCGACTGCATCAGCAGCGGCGCCGGACCGGCGCGGAACTCGAGCATCCAGTCGGCCGTCTCGGTGCGGACCAGTTCCGTCAGGTCCTCCGAGAAGCGGCGCAGCACGGTGAGGCACCGCTCCGCCGCCTCGCTCGCCGTGCCCTCCGTGGGGCCGAGAACCTCGCGGACGCTCTCGGAGGCCCAGTCGAACTGCAGGCTCTGGAGCCGCCGGTGGACGGCCTGGGCCGCGGCCACGTCCCTCGTCCAGCCCGAGGTCAGGCCGAAGTACCGGTCGCAGGCCACGCAGGCGGCGGCGAGCAGCAACGACTGGTACCCCCAGCCCGCCGCGCCGGCCAGCAGCCCCGTCAGGTCCAGCAGGGGCAGCGCCGCGCCCGCGATCACCCCCAGGACCGTGCCGGCGCGCAGCGCACGGGCGCCACGGCGCTTGCGCACGCGGTCGTCCAGATACCACTCCGCGGTCCGCAGCGCGTCGGCCTCCACCCAGCGGTACAGCTCGTCGAGGCGCTCCGCCGGCTCGCCCCAGTCACCGAGCGGGAACGGCCGGCCGGCCAGATCCGGGCCTCGGTCACGGCGCGGGCCGGTTCCGGGCCCCGGGACGCCGCCGGTCTCCGGGACCCCGGTCCCGTCCTCCTCCCGGGCCGATCCCCCAGGCTGCATCTCCGGCTGGCTCACCGGTGCACTCCTCTGCGCTCTGCGTGACTGCGGTGCGTGACTACGGCTGCGTGTGTGGCTGCGGCTCTGTGTAACTGCGGTGCGTGACTGCGGCGGTGCGTGACTACGGCGGTGCGTGACTACGGCTGGGCGTGGCAGCGGGCGGTGACCACGCGCCGTGCGCGGTCATGGACACAGTCCCGCTAACCCTGCGTGACAATCCCGGTACGCGAGGGTCCTGGTGCGCAGGGTCTTCCTACCGCCGAACGGTGGGCCGGCGGAGCGGAATCCCGGTAATTCCGCCCGCATGAGCGTCCTGATCCGGTAGGGGAGAGGTGCGCCTCTCGAACCGGAAGTCACTCGAAAGAGTTGGTGCCCACTGGCCGGGGCATGCCGTCCCCCGACCGCGTAGGCTCGGTTTACCGAACAATCGACGTCGAAATGCCAGGAGTGACCGTGATTC
The Streptomyces tirandamycinicus DNA segment above includes these coding regions:
- a CDS encoding DUF6928 family protein, whose protein sequence is MGSKAAVVVFVEAEPKRVFRDSVVIDRAKSQRLAEMVLGATSNEAGLLALDRAVWPDSGIVCAASLPEYEVVCSRELARRRPSELTEWISQVASGRDAYAVFMHSAEDWGAFAIWSDGRLVRSLCVSPDSGVIEDVGERLPFEVPFWEGEHSVRSEVGYSLPFHPIDFGNEALREFFGFILEGREDESCVDPEEVEIPAFRAV
- a CDS encoding SLATT domain-containing protein → MSQPEMQPGGSAREEDGTGVPETGGVPGPGTGPRRDRGPDLAGRPFPLGDWGEPAERLDELYRWVEADALRTAEWYLDDRVRKRRGARALRAGTVLGVIAGAALPLLDLTGLLAGAAGWGYQSLLLAAACVACDRYFGLTSGWTRDVAAAQAVHRRLQSLQFDWASESVREVLGPTEGTASEAAERCLTVLRRFSEDLTELVRTETADWMLEFRAGPAPLLMQSAPVPSRPDQAHPSWGRFPLPPPARPNMPRQRPPEAR
- a CDS encoding polymorphic toxin-type HINT domain-containing protein, with the translated sequence MSRSRARVSPFTRRRSERRRTSAPRGTGIALSAVLVATLLPAQAWAIPPGDPRNGPNLVAVQQDTPADPDAVRIDENAAWSGDPVEPPAEYNPTDVAPPAGGNAAVPLDGADGELVQAGTLPVRIGQASPTETEPDPPAPSGTWDVEIEPRTTTEAADVDGAIITVTPPGTGSTPVDVELDYGAFEDLYGTEWSSRLRLTQLPECFLTTPELEECTTAVVVPSENDPSTETVRATVDPAASQAQGLSTQAGGGPVVLAATDSASGAGGTYKATPLSATGTWSAGGSGGGFSWTYPLTVPSPPAGPAPKVAFTYSSQSVDGRTSVANGQASWIGDGWDYHPGFVERRYRSCSDDRKNSPNNDNSANKKKSDLCWASENLVLSLGGSSTELVHDDASGAWVAADDDGARVEYKAKDGSAKASQTGEYDGEHWVVTTRDGTRYWFGRNALPGRATATNSAFTVPVFGNHDGEPCHATAYAESSCTQAWRWNLDYVEDVHGNAMIIDWKQETNRYAKNEKFKQPVPYVRGGHPTQILYGLRSDNLTGTPAGKVVFTVDERCIREGSTDCSDTEFESRNYEDKQPWWDTPSTLHCKVGAANCYVTAPTFWSRMRLTAVTAYGQRTPGTTSMSLVDRWNLHQSFPRQRTDTHPPLWLESITRTGYGTARDEAGNQLSSSLPPVSFLANVVDMPNRVARGTTDQTPDFDRLRVETIRTETGAEVYVDYSAPCPVGTTHPAPSGNTSRCFPVHWSPDPDLETPPLEWFNKYVVDSVTEKDRVARQPAVVTTYTYEGGAAWAKGTDEFTKPELRTYDQWRGYAAVVVKKGVTANAGKSDATEQSQTRTRYFRGMSGDAGRPAVTVKDSTGTETLGEDLLAHQGRVAETITYTKAGGSVVARELTWPYSRKTASRARPGLPALEAYRTGTTRTDSIQTVSGGATRTVRATMTYESTHDLPVTTHTRSLTPNGSGGWTTGDQTCATTSYVHNIGKHLIGLPERSRTTVGDCAAAASATGDQVVSDVRTAYDALGAFGINPVKGLPFQADTVGAAGTGWITSQRTAYDALGRVTEVTDAAGHSTTTAYSPVTGPAFEVTVTNALGHASTSVSDPARGNVLSVTDPNGRKTSSSYDDLGRVTGVWSPSRTQGTDSASALFTYQIADNKPPAVTTRTLRDNGTYEDTVAIYDGLLRPRQTQTEALGGGRIVTDSLYNAGGTVRQTNNGYLAAGEPEPLLFFPETVFEVPNSTETAYDGLDRAIRTTTLHEDVPQHSATVQYSGDWTLTRTGMSADGTTPLSGSRAAKTWTDALGRTSLIQHFTAADLTTDTDTSYVYDPRGKLAQVTDAEGNDWTYTYDARGRLTASTDPDTGSATFGYNALDQRIWSKDGQGREQHTLYDALGRQTELRDDSPTGSLVAKWTFDSLPGAKGHPVASTRYHNGAAFTSEVTGYDSEYRPTGSKTTIPSTSVTTGLAGTYAYSHSYTETGSLQSVQLPATPGGLAAEKVITRYNGEGAPVTTSGLAWYTADTRYSPYGEVLRTVSGEAPRRVWTTHIYNANTGRIHQSVTDRETLNPSRISALTYGYDTVGNITSITDTQSSSRVDRQCFAYDPMGRLVHAWTGTTGCPTASGAQGSGPDRAEVSPGIDGGGYWQSYAFDAIGNRTRMTVHDLADPGLDDVHTYTHGTTIGGSQPAPTVQPHTLTKVESTVREPGSTVNSQQTYAYDSFGNTTQRVIGGNTQALTWDRRNKLTSVDTDNNGTPNVTYLYDASGNRLIEDDGTTRTLYLGEAEITVNTSGQAMDARRYYSHPGAPTTVRTTGGKTTGHKLTVLLTDHHNTATNSVDQTAGQGILRRTYDPYGNPRGTEPADWPDRRTYLGVGIDDPATGLTHIGAREYDSTIGRFISADPLIDITDPMQMNGYTYANGSPVTGSDPSGLYCDSCNWDTPQGNLNGKSKPEGAHPVNTSKISKGGGSRPKGNGSQAGAPKGRGGSGVSTGTGRGPVCSVKEGNCFRDAMSDASPPSGPFLAVVTELVVGGLCVGGAVAAGVATGGAALAAAVGCGALAGAAGASVTNLMSPDADHSATGKLADQAEGAAWGATGGLLGWGIGTLAAHRATTAAAKVLGKCSRHSFLPGTRVKLADGSIKDIEDVTTEDKVLATDPETGETANKSVAAVITTEDDKEFITLTVSTDDGPEANTAEITATDSHPFWVPGLRKWVDAGDLKPGNLLRTSAGTYAQVTNVDHYTKRQRTHDLTVADIHTYYVLAGKTPVLVHNAGECPVTGLPHGALGESATLQRLQNEGYTNITREVRFKNSQGDVFRADFVAQNPAGNWVAVEVKTGRGASLTDNQALGYAELGHGGAVLNTSRVPGLKKGSTVTMKVEVDLWRCPDC
- a CDS encoding ISAs1 family transposase; amino-acid sequence: MCWNGAVLAPRRALPAETTVRRLLARIDGDGLDRSVGSWLADRRPKTTGSAGLRGLAVDGKSLRGAARANDRKIHLLAALEHTTGLVLAQLDVGEKTNEITCFQLLLDTVADLAGTEVTSDAMHTQREHAQYLLGRAAHYIVIAKGNQKKLHRQLQSLPWKDIPLHGRTKGVGHGRSELRRIKVATVNNLYFPEPDKPSRSHAAAPTARPARALSRRSTPSPASPPSRPPRPSSPGSSATTGRSRPCTTSGTPPSPKTPSKYGPAAHPARWPPGATSPSARPPDSRNEEHRSQSPAQRPRPRPLAVRGLG